In a genomic window of Sutcliffiella sp. FSL R7-0096:
- a CDS encoding ABC transporter ATP-binding protein, translating into MIQIQDIVWKYKNFSLTIEELTLQNGITILVGNNGSGKSTLLHLLATANKAPKGTITYNKDTMDSNLAAVRSKIGFVPTGIELYPDFTPVKLLMYMSQLKGLRKDFSRKQTQDLLKVFHLEDVQKTKIKKLSQGMQQRLALAQAFLGKPHYIFLDEPLNYLDIHERKSLLNYIATLAPHCVILVATHELNEWGPICHDVLWMYKGNVHFFGSKTMWKHGLPLTVWTGEVHDEYYEEFSKCHLIVYAGRMKDKLIVRCASKTKPSLGFEATEPTMEDAFFIRKYSKEATIN; encoded by the coding sequence ATGATACAGATCCAAGACATAGTCTGGAAATATAAGAACTTTTCTTTAACTATTGAAGAGCTTACACTTCAAAACGGAATCACCATCCTTGTAGGGAATAATGGATCCGGAAAGTCGACGCTCCTTCACCTTTTGGCTACCGCCAACAAGGCCCCAAAGGGAACCATAACCTACAACAAAGATACAATGGATTCAAACCTTGCAGCGGTGAGAAGTAAAATAGGCTTTGTCCCAACAGGCATCGAGCTCTATCCAGATTTTACCCCGGTAAAGCTTCTTATGTATATGTCTCAGTTAAAAGGCTTAAGAAAGGACTTTTCAAGAAAACAAACCCAAGATTTATTGAAGGTTTTCCATTTGGAGGATGTGCAGAAGACAAAAATAAAAAAGCTCTCCCAAGGAATGCAGCAACGCTTAGCATTGGCACAGGCTTTTCTTGGGAAGCCTCACTATATTTTTCTTGATGAACCGTTAAACTACTTGGATATCCATGAACGCAAAAGTTTGTTGAACTATATAGCGACACTCGCTCCACACTGTGTCATTCTTGTTGCTACACATGAATTGAACGAATGGGGACCAATCTGCCATGACGTGTTATGGATGTACAAAGGGAATGTCCACTTTTTTGGCAGCAAAACAATGTGGAAGCATGGACTGCCACTAACAGTCTGGACAGGGGAAGTCCATGATGAATACTATGAAGAATTCTCTAAGTGCCATTTGATTGTTTATGCTGGCCGCATGAAAGACAAACTCATCGTACGATGTGCCAGCAAGACTAAGCCATCATTGGGATTTGAGGCAACGGAACCCACCATGGAAGACGCGTTCTTCATCAGAAAATACTCAAAAGAAGCTACCATAAACTAG
- a CDS encoding YueH family protein, producing MKIRKANLQVNTFSVYIHENKKEEQTLIAIPFIKWSTVISYEEDNSSLTKRLEDEFQSTLESEDATHLSLKIGQWVREM from the coding sequence ATGAAGATAAGAAAAGCTAACTTGCAAGTAAATACTTTCAGTGTGTACATACATGAAAATAAAAAAGAGGAACAAACGTTGATTGCCATCCCATTCATTAAATGGTCCACGGTTATTTCCTATGAAGAGGATAATAGCTCTTTGACAAAGCGTTTGGAGGACGAATTCCAATCTACATTAGAAAGCGAAGACGCGACTCATCTTTCATTAAAGATTGGACAGTGGGTTCGCGAGATGTGA
- a CDS encoding RNA polymerase sigma factor, giving the protein MISDEQLLEQMADGDQAAFEAFVHRYHVAIHQYIERLLKDSKKAEDVVQETFIRLLKQLQNKQIPTYPKAWLYRVASNICKDYWRSAQYRSEDTAKDDMPVTVDQQASVIEIYERQETRKEILNSLKNLSETQQQIVTLRFYQDMKLKEIAEILDLPLGTVKSNLFHALKKLKGVLSKEAEKEAEYNEGTTQSRSRAVSTRR; this is encoded by the coding sequence ATGATAAGTGATGAACAGCTCCTTGAACAAATGGCGGATGGAGACCAGGCTGCATTTGAAGCCTTTGTCCATCGATACCATGTAGCCATTCATCAATATATTGAAAGACTGTTAAAGGATTCAAAAAAGGCCGAAGACGTGGTGCAGGAAACATTTATCCGGCTACTGAAACAGTTACAAAACAAACAGATACCAACCTATCCAAAAGCCTGGCTATATAGGGTCGCTTCAAATATCTGTAAGGATTACTGGCGAAGTGCCCAATATCGCTCGGAGGATACTGCCAAAGATGATATGCCTGTAACGGTGGACCAACAGGCTTCCGTCATTGAAATCTATGAACGCCAGGAGACGAGAAAAGAAATTTTAAATTCATTGAAAAATTTGTCAGAGACACAACAACAGATTGTCACATTACGTTTTTATCAAGATATGAAACTGAAAGAAATTGCAGAAATCCTGGACCTACCTCTAGGTACGGTCAAATCTAACCTGTTTCATGCATTAAAGAAGCTCAAAGGGGTATTATCGAAAGAAGCGGAAAAGGAGGCGGAGTATAATGAAGGAACAACACAATCAAGATCAAGAGCTGTATCAACTAGAAGATGA
- the ftsW gene encoding putative lipid II flippase FtsW — MIHFKKLDWILITAIILLCTYGLIMVYSAGMLLGYEQHEDYAYFFNKQKDWLMIGIPVFIGATMLKYKFYERFTPLFVGVIIFMLLAVLIPFIGVDVNGSRRWIDMGIRIQPSEIAKLVMVIYFARVYARKQPYIHQFKQGVAPPLAVLGLVFFLILLQPDLGTGTSILVACGAILICSGAKLKHILMLGTVAAGAVMILATTASYRLKRITSFIDPFGNESDTGFQLVNSFIAIGDAGLTGRGLGQGIHKLGYLPEAHTDFILAVISEELGIFGVLFLFLLYLIVLVRGVRIGVALKDPFAKLLAFGITFQISSQVFFNAGAVSGVLPITGITLPFISYGGSSLLITIYAAGILVHLSKHATIAREAREETESTWGQKITS; from the coding sequence ATGATACATTTCAAAAAACTCGATTGGATATTGATTACAGCCATCATTCTGTTATGTACATATGGGTTGATCATGGTTTATAGTGCGGGAATGCTGCTTGGGTATGAACAGCACGAAGACTATGCCTATTTCTTCAACAAGCAGAAGGATTGGCTTATGATAGGAATTCCGGTGTTTATCGGGGCAACCATGCTTAAGTATAAATTCTATGAAAGATTTACTCCATTATTTGTCGGAGTGATTATTTTCATGTTATTGGCCGTTTTGATTCCGTTTATTGGCGTGGATGTCAATGGTTCAAGAAGATGGATTGATATGGGGATCCGTATACAGCCTTCCGAGATCGCCAAATTGGTCATGGTCATTTACTTTGCAAGAGTGTATGCAAGAAAACAACCATATATCCACCAATTCAAACAAGGTGTAGCACCTCCCTTGGCAGTATTGGGACTTGTTTTCTTCCTTATTTTACTACAGCCGGACCTTGGAACCGGAACATCCATATTGGTTGCTTGCGGAGCGATATTGATCTGCTCCGGGGCAAAGCTGAAGCATATTTTGATGCTTGGAACCGTTGCAGCTGGTGCTGTCATGATCTTGGCTACTACTGCCAGCTACCGTCTTAAGAGAATCACTTCTTTTATCGACCCTTTTGGCAATGAGTCTGATACTGGATTTCAACTTGTGAATTCCTTTATCGCTATCGGGGATGCCGGTTTGACAGGAAGAGGCCTAGGGCAAGGGATTCATAAGCTTGGTTATCTTCCTGAAGCACATACGGATTTTATTCTTGCCGTTATTTCGGAAGAGCTGGGAATTTTTGGGGTGCTTTTTCTTTTCCTTCTTTACCTGATTGTTTTAGTTCGTGGGGTAAGAATTGGCGTTGCTTTAAAAGACCCCTTTGCAAAATTGCTGGCATTCGGGATTACCTTCCAAATCAGCAGCCAAGTATTTTTTAATGCAGGAGCAGTAAGCGGCGTATTGCCGATAACGGGTATTACCCTTCCATTCATCAGTTACGGAGGGTCTTCCCTGCTCATCACCATTTATGCAGCAGGTATTCTCGTCCACTTATCGAAACATGCCACCATTGCGAGAGAAGCTAGAGAGGAGACAGAATCAACATGGGGACAGAAAATAACAAGCTAG
- a CDS encoding biotin transporter BioY: MKRSLSTLDITYAAMFVALMAIGANIVSWIPFLQIGNVPLSMQPFFCVLAGILLGSRLGAISMIVYLLVGIAGAPVFAGFGSGFAPIIGPTGGFLLSYVITAFVAGLIVEKKSQPKAGTFMFASFIGIILIYFIGTNYMYMIINYVLEADMAYSTAWLTMAWFSVKDFVFTIFCGIIATKLYYVVNKTSKTPYTPKAA, encoded by the coding sequence ATGAAACGTTCACTTTCAACATTGGATATCACGTATGCAGCTATGTTTGTGGCATTGATGGCTATTGGTGCCAACATTGTATCTTGGATTCCATTTCTACAAATCGGAAATGTCCCACTATCCATGCAACCATTCTTCTGTGTGCTTGCAGGTATTTTACTTGGCTCACGCCTAGGCGCCATTTCGATGATTGTTTATTTATTGGTAGGGATCGCAGGTGCACCTGTTTTTGCTGGATTCGGTTCCGGATTCGCGCCTATCATTGGACCGACTGGCGGATTCCTTTTATCCTACGTCATTACCGCCTTTGTTGCCGGATTGATTGTGGAAAAGAAGTCACAGCCTAAAGCCGGAACATTTATGTTTGCATCTTTTATAGGTATCATTCTTATTTATTTCATTGGAACAAACTACATGTACATGATTATCAATTATGTGTTAGAGGCCGACATGGCATATTCTACAGCCTGGCTAACAATGGCATGGTTTTCCGTTAAAGACTTTGTTTTTACTATTTTCTGCGGAATCATTGCCACTAAACTGTACTATGTCGTGAATAAAACAAGTAAAACTCCTTATACGCCCAAAGCTGCGTAA
- the rodA gene encoding rod shape-determining protein RodA: MGTENNKLEYSRIDYTLLFLLFLLFIISLVAVYSASGQYFADDPYYFVKRQIIWYIIGVGIMFAVMFFDYELLENLALPFYFLGLILLVAVHFVGTVRNGSQRWINLGGFLLQPSEFMKIFLIMVLAGVIYKWAKEKHELETVTPISVVIKILIYSLPPFGLILLQPDLGTALVVGAIMVTMIFISGASWRILTLLAGAATAGLTLLVYLHNNHFELFSKFIKPHQLERIYGWLMREEYASSFGFQLTEALKGIGSGQVSGRGLLEGVQSQSGRIPEVQTDFIFALIGEEFGFVGATLVISIYFIMIYRLIIIAISCDNPYGTYLVTGVIGLLAFQIFQNIAMTIGLMPITGLALPFMSYGGSALLTNMIAMGIVMSVKYRTKKFMFN, from the coding sequence ATGGGGACAGAAAATAACAAGCTAGAGTATAGTCGTATTGATTATACGCTGTTATTTCTGCTGTTTTTACTATTTATTATCAGTTTAGTAGCTGTTTATAGTGCGTCGGGTCAATATTTTGCTGATGACCCGTATTATTTTGTAAAACGGCAGATCATTTGGTATATCATTGGGGTAGGAATTATGTTTGCCGTTATGTTCTTTGATTATGAACTTTTGGAAAACCTTGCCCTTCCCTTTTATTTTCTTGGACTGATCCTCCTTGTCGCCGTCCATTTTGTCGGTACCGTAAGAAACGGATCACAGCGTTGGATCAATCTGGGGGGCTTCCTATTACAGCCTTCGGAATTCATGAAAATATTTCTGATTATGGTGCTTGCGGGAGTCATCTACAAGTGGGCAAAAGAAAAGCACGAATTAGAGACTGTTACACCTATCAGTGTTGTTATAAAAATCTTGATTTACTCTTTGCCGCCTTTCGGATTGATACTGCTTCAACCTGACTTGGGGACGGCACTGGTAGTGGGAGCCATCATGGTTACCATGATCTTCATAAGCGGCGCTTCTTGGCGAATTTTAACCTTACTGGCCGGGGCCGCAACTGCAGGGTTGACCTTGCTTGTTTACCTGCACAATAATCATTTCGAGCTTTTCTCCAAATTCATCAAGCCTCACCAATTGGAGCGGATCTATGGTTGGTTGATGCGGGAAGAATATGCTTCGTCGTTCGGCTTTCAGCTCACAGAAGCCCTAAAGGGGATTGGATCCGGTCAAGTGTCAGGACGAGGATTGCTGGAAGGGGTCCAATCGCAAAGTGGACGTATACCTGAGGTTCAAACGGACTTCATTTTCGCCCTGATTGGAGAGGAATTTGGATTTGTAGGAGCGACTCTGGTAATTTCCATCTACTTCATTATGATCTATCGTTTAATCATTATAGCCATCAGCTGTGATAACCCTTATGGGACTTATCTGGTTACAGGGGTCATCGGTTTGTTGGCTTTCCAGATATTCCAGAACATTGCTATGACAATCGGCCTTATGCCTATTACGGGGCTTGCACTTCCATTTATGAGCTATGGAGGAAGTGCGTTGCTGACCAATATGATAGCCATGGGAATTGTCATGAGTGTCAAATATCGGACGAAGAAGTTTATGTTTAACTAA
- a CDS encoding Na+/H+ antiporter family protein, which yields MNAVIIAVLVMLTLSLLRINVVLALVTGAFIGGMVGGLGLETTINTFTEGLGGNAAVALSYALLGAFAVALSKTGLPDALVESAISLVGTKEDTRKKGLSKVLILLILLAVSIMSQNVIPVHIAFIPILIPPLLKILNELNIDRRLTATIITFGLTAPYILLPVGFGGIFHDILRTNMGESGLDISLSSIPTAMMIPVSGMVVGLLIAVFFSYRKPRTYEQKAIADQETATYTFKSITFALLAVVVSLVTQVYLTEVVGVQGMIYGSLVGIIILYIGGAMKFNETDVILTSGMRMMAFIGFVMIAASGFASVLRETGHIETLVSTSAEWIGSNQLIAALAMLTVGLLITMGIGSSFSTIPIIAAIFVPLCAELGFSAMATIAIVGTAAALGDAGSPASDSTLGPTSGLNADGQHNHIWDTCVPTFLHYNIPLIIFGCIAAVIL from the coding sequence ATGAACGCAGTAATCATAGCCGTTTTGGTTATGCTCACACTGAGCTTACTTAGAATAAATGTAGTTCTCGCACTCGTTACTGGTGCATTCATCGGTGGAATGGTTGGCGGTTTGGGCTTGGAGACCACCATCAATACGTTCACAGAAGGTCTTGGGGGGAATGCAGCGGTTGCCCTGAGCTATGCGCTTTTGGGAGCCTTTGCAGTAGCGTTATCTAAAACAGGCCTTCCAGATGCACTGGTGGAAAGTGCGATCAGTCTTGTCGGAACAAAAGAAGATACACGCAAAAAAGGGTTATCCAAAGTACTTATTCTCCTTATTCTTTTAGCAGTATCCATTATGTCACAGAACGTTATTCCTGTTCACATCGCATTCATTCCGATATTAATACCGCCATTACTAAAAATATTGAACGAACTGAACATTGATAGAAGGTTGACAGCGACCATTATCACCTTTGGCCTAACAGCGCCGTACATCCTTTTGCCTGTTGGATTCGGTGGAATCTTCCATGACATCCTGAGAACAAATATGGGGGAGAGTGGATTGGATATCAGTCTATCTTCCATTCCGACTGCCATGATGATCCCGGTTTCAGGTATGGTAGTGGGTCTATTGATAGCAGTATTCTTTAGCTATAGAAAGCCTAGAACCTATGAACAGAAAGCTATAGCTGATCAGGAGACGGCTACCTATACGTTTAAATCTATTACATTTGCATTATTGGCCGTAGTAGTATCACTTGTTACCCAAGTATACTTGACAGAAGTGGTAGGGGTTCAAGGAATGATTTACGGTTCCCTTGTTGGAATCATCATTCTTTATATTGGTGGAGCGATGAAATTCAATGAAACAGATGTCATTCTAACATCGGGTATGCGCATGATGGCATTTATCGGATTTGTCATGATTGCAGCTTCCGGTTTTGCAAGCGTATTAAGGGAGACGGGACATATTGAAACATTAGTGTCCACTTCTGCTGAATGGATTGGGTCTAATCAGCTGATTGCCGCGCTTGCCATGTTGACAGTAGGACTTCTTATCACGATGGGGATTGGGTCTTCCTTCTCTACCATTCCCATTATTGCAGCTATATTTGTACCATTATGTGCAGAACTTGGTTTCAGTGCCATGGCAACCATTGCGATTGTCGGAACAGCGGCAGCACTTGGTGATGCTGGATCTCCTGCATCAGACAGCACACTTGGACCGACTTCCGGTTTGAATGCAGATGGTCAGCACAATCACATCTGGGATACATGTGTACCGACTTTCCTACACTACAATATCCCTTTAATTATCTTTGGTTGTATTGCAGCAGTTATATTATAA